One Nostoc sp. UHCC 0302 DNA window includes the following coding sequences:
- a CDS encoding metalloregulator ArsR/SmtB family transcription factor: MSRPAASADVFVAIADPTRRALLDSLRAGEQSVKQLAEPFAMSLPAISQHLQVLCEANLVQMRKAGRQRLYRLNSEPLKLVSDWVAYYEQFWQVKLDALGSYLEEDSCSET, translated from the coding sequence ATGAGCAGACCTGCTGCCAGTGCTGATGTCTTTGTAGCGATCGCAGATCCAACACGACGGGCGCTATTAGATAGTTTACGTGCTGGAGAGCAATCAGTTAAACAGCTGGCAGAGCCTTTTGCAATGAGCTTGCCAGCTATTTCTCAGCATTTGCAGGTTCTTTGTGAAGCTAACCTAGTACAGATGCGAAAAGCAGGGCGGCAGCGGCTGTATCGGCTGAACTCAGAGCCACTGAAGTTGGTGTCTGATTGGGTTGCCTATTACGAGCAGTTCTGGCAAGTAAAACTGGATGCTCTTGGCAGTTATTTGGAGGAAGATTCATGCTCCGAGACTTGA
- a CDS encoding SRPBCC domain-containing protein codes for MLRDLKMEVFYPYPPQQIWRVLTNRRALAAWLMENNFEPFIGHKFQFYNSALPGLAGSIDCEVIELDEPRRLSYTWQDSMMSQPSIVTWTLELVDGGTQLQLEHKGLRRAVGVGEPMRFSQPWRSEFMYKSTVVQTLPQINRTSLPVEKYQVFDSLILSSLLNGGWKYKLNEKLSQVLVNLPCT; via the coding sequence ATGCTCCGAGACTTGAAAATGGAAGTTTTCTACCCCTATCCGCCGCAACAGATTTGGCGTGTACTCACTAACCGTCGCGCCCTAGCTGCATGGCTAATGGAAAACAATTTTGAGCCGTTTATTGGGCATAAATTCCAGTTTTATAACTCAGCACTGCCAGGGCTGGCTGGAAGCATTGACTGTGAAGTGATTGAACTTGATGAGCCAAGGCGACTTTCTTACACTTGGCAAGATAGTATGATGTCTCAGCCTTCAATTGTGACTTGGACGCTAGAACTTGTCGATGGTGGTACACAATTGCAACTAGAGCATAAAGGGTTGAGGCGAGCAGTTGGGGTGGGTGAACCGATGCGCTTTTCGCAACCGTGGCGAAGTGAATTTATGTATAAGTCAACTGTGGTTCAGACACTACCACAGATTAATCGTACCAGCTTACCTGTAGAGAAGTATCAGGTATTTGATAGCCTCATTCTCAGTTCCTTGTTAAATGGTGGGTGGAAATACAAGTTGAATGAAAAACTTTCACAAGTCTTAGTTAACCTGCCCTGCACTTGA
- a CDS encoding ribonuclease J — protein MAKNEATSALKIIPLGGLHEIGKNTCVFEYDDEIILLDAGLAFPTEAMHGVNIVLPDTTYLRENRHKIKGMIVTHGHEDHIGGIAFHLKQFDIPVIYGPRLAMAMLEGKLEEAGVRDRTELRTVSPRDIVRLGKNFLVEYIRNTHSIADSFTVAIHTPLGIVIHTGDFKFDHTPVDGEKFDLQRLAEHGEQGVLCLLSDSTNSEVPGFTPSERSVYPNLDRVFSQATGRLFVTTFASSVHRINMILQLAKKHNRVVSVVGRSMLNLIAHARNLGYIKCEDNLLQPLHTVRSLPDERVLILTTGSQGETMAAMTRIANKDHPHIKIREGDTVVFSANPIPGNTIAVVNTIDKLMIQGAKVVYGRDKGIHVSGHGCQEDQKLMIALTRPKFFLPVHGEHRMLVKHSETAQSMGIPAENMIIIQNGDVVELTENAIRVAGKVPSGIELVDTTSSGMVSDKVLQERQRMAEEGIVTIAAAVDWNGKLMAKPEIHLRGVVTSMERSVLQKWVQQRMEEILTVRWSEFAPTDGEAADIDWGGLQATLERELQRSIRRELQCQGSVTLLMQTPDEPPVKVADGRRRRTRTAAQVAS, from the coding sequence ATGGCTAAAAACGAAGCTACCTCCGCCCTAAAAATTATTCCGTTGGGCGGTTTGCATGAAATTGGGAAAAATACCTGTGTATTTGAGTACGATGACGAAATTATCCTATTAGATGCAGGATTGGCTTTTCCTACAGAAGCAATGCATGGAGTCAATATTGTCCTACCAGATACGACTTATCTGCGGGAAAATCGTCATAAAATTAAAGGAATGATTGTTACCCACGGTCATGAAGACCATATTGGTGGGATTGCTTTTCATCTGAAACAATTTGACATACCCGTAATCTATGGTCCCAGACTAGCAATGGCAATGCTAGAGGGTAAATTGGAAGAAGCAGGAGTGCGCGATCGCACAGAATTAAGAACAGTGTCACCGCGTGATATAGTGCGGCTTGGCAAAAACTTCCTAGTAGAATATATTCGCAATACCCACTCCATCGCTGATAGTTTTACTGTTGCTATTCATACTCCCCTTGGTATAGTAATTCATACAGGAGATTTTAAATTTGACCACACTCCCGTGGATGGGGAAAAATTTGACTTACAACGGTTAGCAGAACACGGCGAACAAGGCGTACTTTGCTTATTAAGCGATTCAACTAACTCCGAAGTCCCAGGATTTACCCCTTCAGAACGCTCAGTTTATCCCAATCTTGATCGGGTATTTAGTCAAGCTACAGGGCGACTGTTCGTTACAACCTTCGCTTCCTCCGTGCATCGCATTAACATGATTTTGCAACTGGCAAAAAAACACAATCGTGTAGTGTCAGTTGTAGGACGTTCCATGCTGAATTTGATTGCTCATGCTCGGAATTTAGGTTACATCAAATGTGAAGATAATTTGCTGCAACCATTACACACAGTCCGCAGCTTGCCTGATGAAAGAGTGTTGATTCTGACTACAGGATCTCAAGGTGAAACAATGGCGGCAATGACCCGGATTGCCAATAAAGATCATCCGCACATCAAAATTCGTGAAGGAGACACAGTAGTATTCTCTGCGAATCCAATTCCAGGAAATACGATCGCTGTAGTCAATACCATCGACAAATTGATGATCCAGGGGGCGAAAGTGGTCTATGGCCGCGATAAAGGTATTCACGTCTCTGGTCACGGCTGTCAAGAAGACCAAAAACTAATGATTGCCTTAACTCGGCCTAAGTTTTTCTTGCCAGTTCACGGTGAACATCGAATGCTGGTGAAACACTCGGAAACAGCCCAAAGTATGGGCATTCCCGCAGAAAACATGATCATTATCCAGAATGGTGATGTTGTAGAACTGACCGAAAATGCCATTCGTGTTGCGGGTAAAGTCCCATCTGGTATAGAACTGGTGGATACTACTAGTTCTGGCATGGTGAGTGACAAGGTGTTGCAAGAACGGCAACGTATGGCAGAAGAAGGTATTGTTACCATTGCTGCCGCTGTTGATTGGAATGGCAAACTAATGGCCAAGCCAGAAATTCATCTACGTGGTGTAGTCACCAGTATGGAGCGATCAGTGCTACAAAAGTGGGTACAACAACGAATGGAAGAAATCCTCACCGTTCGTTGGTCAGAATTTGCTCCTACCGACGGTGAAGCAGCAGATATCGATTGGGGCGGACTACAAGCAACTTTAGAGCGAGAATTGCAACGTTCCATTCGCCGAGAACTACAGTGTCAAGGGTCTGTGACTTTGTTGATGCAAACTCCTGATGAGCCACCTGTGAAAGTTGCTGATGGCAGAAGACGTCGCACTCGCACAGCTGCTCAAGTTGCATCCTAG
- a CDS encoding alpha/beta hydrolase: MALFCLVHGACQGAWCWDLLIPHLEARGHKTVAMDLPIEDPSATLSDFADAVVQALPEDKGDVILVGHSMAGTVIPIVATQRPVRKLVFLAALIPYPQISTLDQFYDEIDSNTLNLLNYQPPEASKFEQFCDEPNMYNPASLGKNPSESDAVAMEIFFHDCEPDVARWAISKMRKQESMAYIYEVSPLKAFPDVECEYIVCTDDRIISPTWSRYAARKRLGVDAIELPGGHCPSLSRPVHLADALLNVL, from the coding sequence ATGGCTCTTTTTTGTTTGGTACACGGCGCTTGCCAAGGCGCATGGTGTTGGGATTTACTAATTCCTCATCTAGAAGCGCGCGGTCACAAAACAGTAGCAATGGATCTGCCTATTGAAGATCCGTCAGCCACGTTATCTGATTTTGCAGATGCAGTTGTGCAAGCCTTACCTGAAGACAAAGGCGATGTAATATTAGTCGGTCATTCAATGGCTGGTACTGTTATTCCCATTGTCGCTACTCAGCGACCAGTCCGTAAGCTAGTGTTCCTCGCCGCGCTCATTCCGTACCCTCAAATTAGTACACTCGACCAATTTTATGACGAGATAGATTCCAATACTCTCAATTTATTAAATTACCAACCGCCAGAAGCAAGTAAGTTCGAGCAATTCTGTGATGAACCTAATATGTACAACCCAGCTTCCCTTGGGAAAAACCCTTCAGAGAGCGACGCTGTAGCAATGGAAATTTTCTTTCATGACTGCGAGCCTGATGTAGCGCGTTGGGCAATCTCAAAAATGCGAAAGCAGGAATCAATGGCATACATTTACGAGGTCAGTCCTTTAAAAGCTTTCCCTGATGTGGAATGCGAGTATATTGTCTGCACTGATGACCGAATAATTTCTCCTACATGGTCGCGCTACGCTGCACGTAAACGTTTGGGAGTCGATGCGATTGAGCTGCCTGGGGGACACTGCCCTTCTTTGTCCCGCCCTGTCCACCTTGCAGATGCACTTTTGAATGTTTTGTGA
- a CDS encoding Mo-dependent nitrogenase C-terminal domain-containing protein gives MKVSHNTTKNIFLASWVSINQADTSKTQETQLNSFTSKPSFDVLQPLRQRLDNIKISDRQLAHRLCKMIPAQCPFERDVKLFGKTLFHIPPMCKLNPLYEEVVGLRFRAMCYLADECGEDISQYC, from the coding sequence ATGAAGGTATCTCATAATACCACAAAAAATATTTTTTTGGCAAGCTGGGTATCAATCAATCAAGCAGACACTAGTAAAACCCAGGAAACGCAGCTAAATTCTTTTACTTCTAAGCCTAGCTTTGATGTTCTTCAACCCTTACGGCAGCGTCTAGACAATATTAAAATCAGTGATCGCCAATTAGCTCATCGCTTGTGCAAAATGATTCCTGCTCAATGCCCCTTTGAGCGCGATGTTAAATTATTTGGGAAAACTTTGTTTCACATTCCACCAATGTGCAAGCTCAACCCTTTGTATGAAGAAGTGGTAGGCTTACGTTTTCGAGCTATGTGCTATCTAGCAGATGAATGTGGTGAGGATATATCCCAATACTGCTAA